A stretch of DNA from Anopheles cruzii unplaced genomic scaffold, idAnoCruzAS_RS32_06 scaffold03798_ctg1, whole genome shotgun sequence:
TTCCCGGACACGGATCCTGACATTTGTTTCTAAGACAAGCCCTGTTAGATGGGCAATCCGAGTTGAGAACACATTCTGGACGACATCCTTCGTAGGGGTTGCCGAAGTGATCCTCTATACAGGTACATGCTCCAGCTCCATTTTGTTCCCTACACTGCGCGTTGGCTCCGCATGGATTCGGTAAGCATggggttgtttgttcttttggCGTGTCTTGTTGGAAGGGTACGCACTGTGTGAACGGATCTCCAGTGTAACCAACAGCGCAAATGCACATAGGAGTGTGACTAACAACTCTACATTCCGCGTTTGCTCCACAGGCTCCTGGACACGGATCTTGGCATTTTTGTCTGATGCATGCCAGGTTGTTGGAACAATCGGAGTTACTGATACATTCGGGGCGACAGTTAGGCGGAGCACCTATCATGCCTTCTATGCACGTACAAGATGGAGAATCACCCACAGCGCGACATTGAGCGTTCGGACCACAAGGTGACGGTTGACATGGATTTTGTGGGGTCATTTGGACAGGAGGCTCGACTGAAAGTGATCAAAAGCGTTGTAAAAGAAGATCATAAGTGATCGTGGTCCAAGCAAGAGGGAGACAGTCATCGAAACATACTTATTGGCTGACAGCGGACGAACGGGTCGCCCGTGAATCTCTCAGGGCAGCTGCAGATTGGGTTATGGTTGACAACCGAGCACCTGGCTCCTACGCCGCAAGTTCCCAGACATGGATCTCGACATTTCTGGTTGGTGCAAGCCTGGTTCTGAGGGCACTCAGCGCTTACAACGCATTCCGGTCGACATGTCGGAGGACTGCCAATGTATCCCGGAACGCATGAGCACACGGCTTGCCCGTTGATTTCACGACATTGACTGTTCGGTCCACATGGCGAAGGATAACACGGGTTTGTAACGACCGGCGATTGCTGTGGTCGGCACTGTACAAATGCGTTTCCGGCCattccatcaggacaacgacaCATCGGAATGTGGTTGATCACTTCGCACAGTGCATCTTGTCCGCAAGTTCCCGGACAAGGATCGACGCACTTGCTGCGAATACACGCCCTATCTCTAGCACAGTCAGAGTTCAGTACGCACTCTGGTCTGCACCCACGATAAGGATCTCCTTGGTATTCTGGCAAGCACGTACAAACACCATTGTTGCATTGTGCGTTCGCTCCACAAGGCGATGGATTGCACGGATCTTCATACAACGGTGTTGGCGCTGTTGAGGGAAGTGATTGTGTTATCGAGAGATCGAAGACTTGGGAAGACGAGAGATTCTTACGTGGTGGAGGCATTGGACGACAACTTGTGAAAGGATCTCCGGTGTACCCTTCCTCGCAGGTGCATATTGGAGTGTGGTTGATTACGTTGCACCTTGCATTGATGCCACACGATCCGGGACAAGGATCTCGACACTTTTCGTTCATACAAGCCTGATTACTAGGACATTCCGAGTTGATCGAGCACTCAGGTCGACAATTGGGCGGAGATCCAATGTAGTTGGCCAAACATGAACAGGATGGAGATCCATTTATATCGCGACATTGCGATCTAGGACCACAAGGAGAAGGAACGCATGGATTCCTCACCACGATTGGGGTATCTTCAACAGGAGCTGCGTTGTGAGAGAAAGGAGCCACATAGGGTTGGGTTTATGATCGACTGCAAGAGCGAAGAGCAGTTTGAGATCTTACGTGGTATAGGGTAGCATCTAGTGAACG
This window harbors:
- the LOC128277090 gene encoding neurogenic locus notch homolog protein 1-like, with the protein product CNVNNHSPICSCQSGYTGDPFTRCYPIPHTPIVVRNPCVPSPCGPRSQCRDINGSPSCSCLANYIGSPPNCRPECSINSECPSNQACMNEKCRDPCPGSCGINARCNVINHTPICTCEEGYTGDPFTSCRPMPPPHPCNPSPCGANAQCNNGVCTCLPEYQGDPYRGCRPECVLNSDCARDRACIRSKCVDPCPGTCGQDALCEVINHIPMCRCPDGMAGNAFVQCRPQQSPVVTNPCYPSPCGPNSQCREINGQAVCSCVPGYIGSPPTCRPECVVSAECPQNQACTNQKCRDPCLGTCGVGARCSVVNHNPICSCPERFTGDPFVRCQPIIEPPVQMTPQNPCQPSPCGPNAQCRAVGDSPS